Proteins from one Halopseudomonas pelagia genomic window:
- a CDS encoding ABC transporter ATP-binding protein produces the protein MSDSVIVASHLSKVVRSSEADLTILDNVSLQIERGSSVAIVGASGSGKSTLLSLLAGLDLPSSGEVHLAGKTLSQLDEDQRAALRAEHVGFVFQSFQLLDSLTALENVMLPLELHGRKDARVRAEELLGRVGLAARVTHYPRQLSGGEQQRVAIARAFASEPDILFADEPTGNLDAVTGQRITELLFELNREQGTTLVLVTHDQRLAERCQNALQLDAGRLLEPVDA, from the coding sequence ATGTCAGACAGCGTGATCGTTGCCAGCCACCTTAGCAAAGTCGTCCGCAGCTCGGAAGCGGACCTGACCATTCTCGACAATGTCAGCCTGCAAATCGAACGCGGCAGCAGCGTAGCCATTGTCGGCGCTTCCGGCTCGGGCAAATCCACGCTGCTCAGTTTGCTCGCTGGCCTGGACCTGCCCAGCAGCGGCGAGGTTCACCTCGCCGGCAAGACGCTCAGCCAGTTGGATGAAGACCAGCGTGCTGCTCTGCGCGCCGAGCATGTCGGCTTTGTGTTCCAGTCCTTTCAATTGCTCGACAGCCTGACTGCACTCGAGAACGTGATGTTGCCGTTGGAGTTGCACGGGCGCAAAGATGCGCGTGTGCGTGCCGAGGAGCTACTCGGCCGCGTCGGCCTGGCCGCACGGGTAACGCATTACCCGCGCCAGCTCTCGGGTGGCGAACAACAGCGCGTCGCCATTGCCAGAGCCTTCGCCAGCGAGCCGGATATTCTTTTTGCCGACGAGCCTACCGGCAACCTTGATGCCGTGACCGGCCAGCGCATTACCGAACTGCTATTCGAGTTGAACCGTGAACAGGGCACTACCCTGGTTCTGGTCACGCATGATCAGCGGCTGGCCGAGCGCTGCCAGAACGCCTTGCAGCTTGATGCCGGCCGTCTGCTGGAGCCCGTCGATGCGTAA
- a CDS encoding YajD family HNH nuclease gives MSSSEKSASTNKLDKILAEAQQRRETGYREKALKMYPWVCGRCAREFSGKRVSELTVHHRDHNHDNNPEDGSNWELLCLYCHDNEHARYTDQQYFGESSTATPKTTQATHKALGGLAELLASRKTDS, from the coding sequence ATGAGTAGCAGCGAAAAATCCGCGAGCACCAACAAGCTGGACAAGATTCTCGCCGAGGCCCAACAGCGGCGTGAAACCGGCTACCGGGAAAAGGCGCTGAAGATGTATCCCTGGGTTTGTGGGCGCTGTGCTCGGGAGTTCAGCGGCAAGCGCGTCAGTGAGCTGACCGTGCATCACCGCGACCACAATCATGATAACAATCCCGAGGACGGCTCAAACTGGGAGCTACTTTGCCTGTATTGCCACGACAACGAACACGCCCGCTATACCGACCAACAGTATTTCGGTGAGAGTTCTACCGCTACACCAAAAACCACCCAAGCCACACACAAAGCCCTGGGCGGTCTTGCCGAGCTGCTCGCCAGCCGCAAGACCGACAGCTAA
- a CDS encoding glutathione S-transferase family protein — protein MGRLVNGTWHDEWYDTKSTDGEFVREDAGFRGAVEKGGRFAPESGRYHLYVSLACPWAHRTLIMRKLKGLESHIDVTVVEPHMLEEGWTYNPPEPLYGYTRHHQLYTHAKSDYTGRVTVPVLWDKQEETIVNNESAEIIRLFNSAFNDLTGDTQDFYPETLREEIDRINTRVYDEINNGVYKSGFATTQKAYEKACRTLFEALDWVEGLLAERRYLAGEQITEADWRLFTTLVRFDPVYHGHFKCNIRRIEDYPHMAGYLRELYQWPGVADTVDFEHIKQHYYYSHETINPTRIVPLGDGLDLNLPHGRG, from the coding sequence ATGGGCAGGCTGGTAAACGGGACCTGGCATGATGAGTGGTACGACACCAAAAGCACCGATGGTGAGTTCGTGCGTGAGGACGCCGGATTTCGCGGTGCGGTAGAAAAGGGCGGGCGCTTTGCGCCTGAATCCGGCCGTTATCACCTGTACGTGTCGCTGGCGTGCCCCTGGGCGCACCGGACGCTGATCATGCGCAAACTCAAGGGGCTGGAGTCGCATATCGATGTGACCGTAGTCGAGCCGCATATGCTTGAGGAAGGCTGGACCTACAACCCGCCTGAGCCCTTGTACGGTTATACCCGACATCATCAGCTGTATACCCACGCCAAATCCGATTATACCGGCCGCGTTACCGTCCCGGTGCTCTGGGACAAGCAGGAAGAAACCATCGTCAATAATGAATCGGCCGAGATCATCCGCCTGTTCAACAGCGCCTTCAATGACCTGACTGGTGACACCCAGGACTTCTATCCAGAGACCTTGCGTGAGGAAATCGATCGGATCAACACGCGGGTCTATGACGAGATTAACAACGGCGTATACAAGAGCGGTTTTGCCACTACCCAGAAAGCCTATGAGAAAGCCTGCCGGACGCTGTTCGAAGCGCTGGACTGGGTGGAAGGCTTATTGGCGGAGCGGCGTTATCTGGCGGGCGAGCAGATAACCGAAGCCGATTGGCGGCTGTTTACCACGCTGGTGCGCTTTGATCCCGTGTATCACGGCCATTTCAAGTGCAATATCCGCCGGATTGAGGACTACCCGCATATGGCCGGCTACCTGCGTGAGCTCTACCAATGGCCGGGCGTTGCCGATACGGTCGATTTCGAGCATATCAAGCAACATTACTACTACAGCCACGAGACCATTAATCCGACGCGTATCGTACCGCTAGGAGATGGTCTGGATTTGAATCTACCACACGGCCGGGGTTGA
- the greB gene encoding transcription elongation factor GreB, giving the protein MSRYRPPRSAGTPLITAEGAQRLRDELHELWQVRRPAVTQAVSEAAALGDRSENAEYIYGKKMLREIDSRVRFLRKRLENLKIITQQPSDCSKVFFSAWVELEDDEGQALHLRIVGPDEIDTQLRHISIDSPMARALLGKSLDDEISLQAPAGEKHYWITAINYTGPVT; this is encoded by the coding sequence ATGAGCCGCTACCGCCCGCCACGCAGTGCTGGCACCCCCTTGATCACCGCCGAGGGTGCGCAGCGCTTGCGCGATGAGCTGCATGAACTGTGGCAGGTGCGTCGGCCTGCGGTGACCCAGGCGGTCAGCGAAGCCGCCGCGCTTGGCGACCGCTCAGAGAACGCCGAGTATATCTACGGCAAGAAAATGCTGCGCGAGATAGACAGCCGGGTTCGCTTTTTGCGAAAGCGCCTGGAGAATCTCAAGATCATTACTCAACAGCCATCGGACTGTTCGAAGGTGTTTTTCAGCGCCTGGGTTGAACTGGAGGATGATGAGGGGCAAGCGCTGCATCTGCGTATTGTCGGGCCCGACGAAATAGACACCCAGCTCCGCCACATCAGCATCGATAGCCCCATGGCCCGCGCGCTGCTGGGCAAATCCCTGGATGACGAAATCAGTCTGCAAGCCCCCGCCGGGGAAAAACATTACTGGATTACCGCCATCAACTATACTGGCCCAGTGACATAA
- a CDS encoding arylesterase: MMVPVLPASAQGILIVGDSISAAFGLEIDQGWTALLEERLEEEGADIEVMNASVSGDTTAGGLARLPRLLEQHNPDLVVIELGGNDGLRGMPPTNMQQNLSAMVEQSQEAGAEVLLLGMRIPPNYGVRYTQAFEQVFAEISEQYDVALLPFVLDGIAGEADQSLMQSDGIHPTAEGQPLILDNVWPYIETWLQR, encoded by the coding sequence ATGATGGTGCCGGTGTTGCCCGCCAGCGCGCAGGGAATACTGATTGTTGGCGATAGTATCAGTGCCGCTTTCGGTCTGGAAATCGATCAGGGCTGGACGGCCCTGCTGGAGGAGCGTCTGGAGGAGGAAGGGGCCGACATTGAGGTGATGAATGCATCCGTCAGTGGCGATACCACTGCAGGGGGGCTGGCCCGCTTGCCACGCCTGCTGGAGCAACATAATCCGGACCTGGTAGTGATAGAATTAGGCGGTAATGATGGCTTGCGCGGGATGCCGCCAACCAATATGCAACAGAATCTTTCGGCGATGGTAGAACAGTCGCAGGAAGCAGGTGCAGAGGTGCTTTTATTGGGTATGCGGATTCCGCCTAACTACGGCGTGCGGTATACCCAGGCGTTTGAGCAGGTCTTTGCCGAGATCAGCGAACAATACGATGTAGCGCTCTTGCCCTTTGTGCTGGACGGCATTGCCGGAGAAGCTGATCAGAGTCTCATGCAGTCAGATGGAATTCATCCAACTGCTGAAGGCCAGCCACTGATCCTGGATAACGTTTGGCCTTATATCGAGACCTGGCTGCAGCGCTGA
- a CDS encoding sensor domain-containing diguanylate cyclase, with amino-acid sequence MDTTSLPDTEQPQSSTARKDRDTISLEQRLRKRRLGMSFASYTVTFTVVLFFCYQQMIPLRVAGHFALFSLVVNAALWLLIHSNINLRFRDPSMTALQMIICQWPALWVMFFLEAGQARAIFLLITIVPALYGILALNVRNFILVSIGFLIQYSALHLALWLYRPQVMNTELELIQSFAFVLVLAEVALIGGFISGLRGKLRLRNRELKNAMGRIQELVNIDELTGIYNRRRIFQVLNEESNRYRRAPGAFSVGILDVDFFKQINDTHGHQAGDKILRQLASSVTDDLRVIDSFGRYGGEEFLLILPQTTLAGAEIKAERIRSSIETLRFDDLPADISITVSIGLAEFQAGETTDDTLARADKALYQAKESGRNRVISAVISQTDEA; translated from the coding sequence ATGGACACGACCTCACTCCCCGACACAGAGCAACCTCAGTCAAGCACCGCCCGCAAGGACCGCGACACCATCAGCCTGGAGCAACGCCTGCGCAAGCGGCGCCTGGGCATGTCTTTCGCGTCGTACACCGTCACCTTTACCGTGGTGTTGTTCTTCTGCTATCAGCAAATGATCCCGCTGAGAGTAGCTGGGCACTTCGCGCTGTTCAGCCTGGTGGTAAACGCCGCTCTCTGGTTGCTGATACACAGCAATATCAACCTGCGCTTCAGAGACCCAAGCATGACCGCCCTGCAGATGATCATCTGCCAATGGCCGGCGCTGTGGGTGATGTTTTTCCTCGAAGCGGGGCAGGCCCGAGCGATCTTCCTGCTGATCACCATAGTGCCGGCGCTCTACGGCATTCTTGCGTTGAACGTACGCAATTTCATCCTGGTCAGCATCGGTTTTCTGATTCAGTACAGCGCGTTGCACCTCGCCCTGTGGCTATATCGCCCGCAGGTGATGAATACCGAGCTGGAGCTGATTCAGAGTTTCGCCTTTGTGCTGGTACTGGCCGAGGTGGCGCTGATTGGTGGATTTATCAGCGGGTTGCGCGGCAAGTTGCGGCTGCGCAACCGCGAGCTGAAAAATGCGATGGGGCGAATTCAGGAGCTGGTCAATATCGACGAGCTGACCGGCATCTATAATCGTCGGCGTATTTTTCAGGTGCTGAATGAAGAGTCCAACCGCTACCGCCGCGCCCCGGGCGCGTTCAGTGTGGGCATTCTCGACGTGGACTTCTTCAAGCAAATCAACGATACCCATGGCCATCAGGCTGGAGACAAGATTCTGCGGCAACTGGCCAGCAGCGTGACTGACGATCTGCGCGTAATCGACAGTTTTGGTCGCTACGGTGGTGAGGAATTTCTGCTGATCCTGCCGCAAACCACACTGGCTGGGGCCGAGATTAAAGCCGAGCGTATCCGCTCCAGCATTGAAACGCTGCGCTTTGATGACCTGCCGGCGGACATCAGCATTACCGTTTCCATTGGCCTGGCAGAATTTCAGGCGGGAGAGACTACCGACGACACCCTGGCCAGGGCTGACAAGGCGCTGTATCAAGCCAAGGAGAGCGGGCGCAATCGCGTGATAAGTGCGGTAATCAGCCAGACTGACGAAGCCTGA
- a CDS encoding ABC transporter permease has translation MRNSTLPLAARLLTREWRAGELRVLVMALIIAVLVSTAISFFTDRLQRGMVSRAAEFLGADMVISSRSALPPEFLTQATERGLNSVEVVEFSSMMSGADDMQLSSVKAVSDGYPLRGEVRIASELFGDEQPARGVPPPGQVWIEPRLASYLELDAGSRLDVGVSNLEVGALLTHEPDRAGDFYSLTPRVLMNMADLQATNVVQPGSRVRYSLLLSGDENVLQSYTQWLEPQLQDNQRLTTVADDNQQIGGALDRAGQFLGLASIAAVVLAGVAVALSASRFATRHFDTSALLRCLGASRRKVMWIFIIQLACLGLIATLIGLVLGWLMQWGLVHLLRDLLPPNLPDVGLKPLLVGAATGLIALAGFALPPLLRLGQVAPLRVLRRDLAPLPSSGWLIYGLALGSLSLLMWQFTGNLRITLAVVFGGALAALLLGLLALALLRLTGSRLRNASLAWRLGSGQLLKQPAAAAGQILAFGLILMSMVVVLIMRTELLDTWQDQLPADTPNHFALNILPTEADAFAAALERIGAAAAPLYPVTPGRLNEINNQPVRDIVTKDKDSQGERAISRDLSLTSSAEMASDNVLSAGQWWPADLADDAALVSVEAELAESLGLELNDLLTFVIGGQIVEARVSSFREVNWDNFTPNFYMIFSPGTLDNMPTTILTSFSLPVEQRDALRELTREFPAMTLLEVEAILAQIRDILAQVTLAVEYVLAFVLLAGFTVLFAALQSTLDNRLYEGALLRTLGARRQLLRQANLMEFALLGALAGVMAIVAAELITLLLYRFALNLEWSPHYLLWLVVPLGGALLIGCAGALGTRAVVRESPMRLINRGA, from the coding sequence ATGCGTAACAGCACCCTGCCCCTGGCAGCCCGGCTGCTGACACGCGAATGGCGCGCTGGGGAACTGCGAGTACTGGTCATGGCGCTGATCATCGCCGTACTGGTCAGCACCGCGATCAGCTTTTTTACCGACCGACTGCAACGCGGCATGGTCAGCCGGGCCGCCGAGTTTCTCGGCGCGGACATGGTCATCTCCTCACGCTCGGCACTACCTCCCGAGTTCCTGACGCAGGCAACCGAACGGGGGCTGAATTCCGTCGAAGTGGTGGAATTCTCCAGCATGATGTCCGGCGCCGACGACATGCAGCTATCCAGCGTCAAGGCGGTCTCGGACGGCTATCCATTACGCGGCGAAGTGCGCATCGCGAGCGAATTGTTTGGCGACGAACAGCCTGCCCGTGGCGTGCCGCCGCCTGGCCAGGTATGGATCGAACCGCGTCTGGCGTCCTACCTTGAGCTGGATGCGGGATCGCGTCTGGACGTCGGCGTCAGCAATCTGGAAGTCGGCGCGCTACTGACCCATGAACCTGATCGGGCAGGTGATTTCTACAGCCTGACGCCGCGCGTGCTAATGAACATGGCCGATCTGCAGGCAACCAACGTAGTTCAGCCCGGTAGCCGGGTGCGCTACAGCCTGCTGCTCAGCGGCGACGAGAATGTGCTGCAAAGCTATACCCAGTGGCTGGAGCCCCAGCTGCAAGACAACCAGCGGCTGACCACGGTAGCCGATGACAATCAGCAGATTGGCGGCGCGCTGGATCGTGCCGGGCAGTTCCTGGGCCTCGCCAGTATCGCTGCGGTGGTACTGGCAGGTGTCGCCGTGGCGTTGTCCGCGAGTCGATTCGCCACCCGACATTTTGACACCAGTGCGTTGCTGCGCTGCCTGGGCGCGAGCCGGCGCAAGGTGATGTGGATTTTCATTATTCAGTTGGCCTGTCTGGGCCTGATCGCCACTTTGATTGGGCTGGTGCTGGGCTGGTTGATGCAATGGGGGCTGGTACACCTGCTACGCGACCTGCTGCCGCCCAACCTGCCTGACGTCGGGCTAAAGCCGCTGCTCGTAGGCGCGGCTACTGGCCTGATCGCGCTGGCCGGCTTTGCCCTGCCACCGCTGCTGCGTCTGGGCCAGGTTGCCCCTTTGCGGGTACTGCGCCGCGACCTCGCGCCGCTGCCCAGCAGTGGCTGGCTGATTTACGGGCTGGCACTCGGCAGCCTGAGCCTGCTGATGTGGCAATTTACCGGCAACCTGCGCATCACCCTTGCGGTGGTCTTCGGCGGCGCGCTGGCTGCACTGCTGCTCGGCTTGCTGGCCCTGGCACTGCTGCGTCTTACCGGCAGCCGACTGCGCAATGCCAGCCTGGCGTGGCGCCTGGGCAGTGGCCAGTTGTTGAAACAACCAGCGGCAGCAGCCGGTCAGATCCTGGCCTTCGGCCTGATTCTGATGTCGATGGTCGTGGTATTGATCATGCGTACCGAGCTGCTCGACACTTGGCAAGATCAGCTTCCGGCAGATACCCCCAATCACTTTGCACTGAATATTCTGCCCACCGAAGCCGATGCGTTTGCGGCTGCACTGGAGCGTATTGGCGCCGCGGCGGCCCCGCTCTACCCGGTGACCCCAGGCCGCCTGAACGAAATCAACAATCAACCTGTGCGCGACATCGTCACCAAGGACAAGGACAGTCAGGGTGAGCGGGCTATCAGTCGCGACCTGAGCCTGACCTCATCCGCCGAAATGGCATCTGACAACGTCCTCAGCGCTGGCCAGTGGTGGCCGGCTGATCTGGCCGACGATGCCGCCCTGGTGTCGGTGGAAGCGGAGCTGGCCGAGAGTCTGGGCCTGGAGCTGAACGACCTGCTGACTTTTGTGATTGGCGGGCAGATTGTTGAGGCGCGCGTCAGCAGTTTTCGCGAAGTGAATTGGGATAATTTCACCCCCAATTTCTATATGATCTTCTCGCCCGGCACGCTGGACAACATGCCTACCACCATCCTTACCAGCTTCAGTCTGCCGGTCGAGCAACGGGACGCGTTACGCGAGCTGACACGGGAATTTCCGGCGATGACATTGCTCGAGGTGGAAGCGATCCTCGCGCAGATACGTGACATTCTCGCTCAGGTGACCCTCGCGGTGGAGTACGTATTAGCCTTCGTGCTACTGGCCGGTTTTACCGTCCTGTTTGCGGCGCTGCAATCCACGCTCGACAATCGTTTGTATGAAGGCGCCCTGCTGCGCACTCTCGGCGCACGCCGCCAGTTGCTGCGGCAGGCCAACCTGATGGAGTTCGCATTGCTTGGCGCGCTCGCCGGGGTGATGGCGATCGTCGCTGCCGAGCTGATCACCCTGTTGCTGTACCGCTTTGCGCTGAATCTGGAATGGAGCCCACACTATCTGCTGTGGCTGGTGGTTCCACTGGGCGGTGCCCTGCTGATCGGCTGTGCTGGCGCACTTGGCACCCGCGCCGTGGTGCGTGAAAGCCCGATGCGCCTGATCAACCGGGGTGCTTGA